The bacterium genome segment CGATACACACGAGAATCATAAAAAGATGAAAGCTGCAGACTTACATAAACAAGAAATAGATGAGTTGAAAAATACTCTTCATACTTTGGAAGAAGAGTTGTTTACAATGAAATTTAAAAGAAGGACGCAAAATTTAGCGAATCCATTAAAAATAAGAATAATAAGACGAGATATTGCTCGTACTTTAACTATAATACATGAGAAAGAAATTAGAAGGGATAGTAGTAAGTGATAAGCAGCAGAAAACGCGTATAGTAGAAGTTGAGCGCTGCTTCCCTCACCCAAAATATAAAAAGTATATTCGTCAACACCAGAGGTTTGCCTGTCATTGCGAAGAGGATTTGAAAAATGGGACACGTGTTATCATAGAGGCAACAAGACCACTGTCTAAGACTAAGAATTGGCGAATTATAAAAGTTTTATAATAAATTTAAGAGGGGAACAATATGATTCAGACTTTTACAAAGCTTGAAGTTACAGATAATACCGGTGCAAAGACTGCAATGTGTATAGGGATACCGGGTTCAAGCTATAGAAGATACGCACACATCGGAGACGTAATCACTGTTGTCGTTAAAAGCGCAATAGGACAGGGAACGATAAAAAATCATACCATTCAGACCGCAGTGGTAGTTAGAACAAAGAAAGAATGTCGTCGGACTGATGGAAGTTACGTAAGATTTGATGAAAATGCTTGCGTTCTTATTAGCAAAGAAACCAGGGAACCTCTCGGGACTCGTGTATTCGGGCCGATAGCACGCGAAATCAGAGACAAAGAGTTTACAAAAATTGCATCTCTGGCAAGTGAGGTAGTATGAGATTAAAAAAGAATGACCTTGTGCAGGTAATGATTGGCGCTTATAAAGGCAAAAAAGGAAAAATATTAAAAGTATTTTTTACTAAAGATAAAAAAACCGGTAAGGATAAAAATACTTG includes the following:
- the rpmC gene encoding 50S ribosomal protein L29; the encoded protein is MKAADLHKQEIDELKNTLHTLEEELFTMKFKRRTQNLANPLKIRIIRRDIARTLTIIHEKEIRRDSSK
- the rpsQ gene encoding 30S ribosomal protein S17, with translation MRKKLEGIVVSDKQQKTRIVEVERCFPHPKYKKYIRQHQRFACHCEEDLKNGTRVIIEATRPLSKTKNWRIIKVL
- the rplN gene encoding 50S ribosomal protein L14, giving the protein MIQTFTKLEVTDNTGAKTAMCIGIPGSSYRRYAHIGDVITVVVKSAIGQGTIKNHTIQTAVVVRTKKECRRTDGSYVRFDENACVLISKETREPLGTRVFGPIAREIRDKEFTKIASLASEVV